One window of Dethiosulfovibrio russensis genomic DNA carries:
- the tpx gene encoding thiol peroxidase, translating into MERNNVVTMKGNPVTLVGPELKVGDKAPDFAVLDKGLSPKSLSDYTGKIKVLSVTPSLDTPVCDMQAKWFNDEATSLPGDVVVLNVSMDLPFAIGRFCAANGVDKVEVLSDHRDASFGESWGLLIKELRLLTRAVAIVDDEDVLRYLQIVPEATDSPDYDPLMEALKSVVQR; encoded by the coding sequence ATGGAGAGAAACAACGTAGTCACCATGAAGGGAAACCCTGTAACCCTGGTGGGCCCGGAGCTCAAAGTCGGAGACAAGGCCCCGGATTTCGCCGTTCTCGATAAAGGTCTGTCGCCTAAGAGTCTGTCCGATTATACCGGAAAGATCAAGGTCCTATCGGTAACTCCGTCGTTGGATACCCCTGTCTGCGATATGCAGGCCAAGTGGTTCAACGACGAGGCCACCTCTCTTCCGGGAGATGTGGTGGTCCTGAACGTGAGCATGGATCTGCCCTTCGCCATCGGCCGATTCTGTGCCGCCAACGGAGTGGACAAGGTCGAGGTCCTTTCGGATCACAGAGACGCTTCCTTCGGGGAGTCCTGGGGGCTTCTCATAAAGGAGCTTCGCCTCCTGACCAGAGCGGTAGCGATCGTTGACGATGAAGATGTGTTGCGCTATCTTCAGATAGTTCCCGAGGCCACCGACTCGCCCGATTACGATCCTCTCATGGAAGCCCTTAAATCGGTCGTTCAGAGATAA
- the phrB gene encoding deoxyribodipyrimidine photo-lyase, translated as MAGYRTRVDPRRIRRLRKGSPGEGPVVYWMSRDQRVRDNWALLYAQDVALAANRPLEVVFCLSRDFMGAPMRHYDFMLRGLTETAAELSKLNVSFRIPLGKPEEKLPLYAKERDPAVLVTDFSPLRHQKGWIESVYESLSCPIDQVDGHNVVPAWETSDKREYAARTIRPKLHRKFQEFLTPFPEMKRHPYGDRETDRVPSTEELRLDGSVLPVEGESPGSAAGELRLRSFIARGLSGYDRDRNDPNLDGTSGLSPYIHFGQISAQTVVREAFLADLPGSDAFVEEAMVRRELAENFCLYEPLYDRYKALPEWGRKALDNHRSDERPWLYGLSELEEAGTHDELWNAAQLSLLRKGRIHGYLRMYWGKMLLLWSPSPEEAFLRALYLNDRYALDGRDPNGYTGVAWCIGGLHDRPWPKRPVFGSVRSMALSGCARKFDVKRYIELFVP; from the coding sequence ATGGCAGGATACAGAACGAGGGTGGACCCCAGAAGGATAAGACGACTTCGGAAAGGTAGCCCTGGAGAGGGGCCGGTGGTCTATTGGATGAGCAGGGACCAGAGGGTTCGAGACAACTGGGCTCTTCTATACGCCCAGGACGTGGCTCTGGCCGCGAATCGCCCCCTGGAGGTCGTGTTTTGTCTATCCCGAGATTTCATGGGAGCCCCTATGAGACACTACGACTTCATGTTACGAGGACTGACGGAAACCGCCGCAGAACTGTCGAAACTGAACGTCTCCTTCAGAATCCCCCTAGGGAAGCCTGAGGAAAAACTGCCGCTATATGCGAAAGAGAGAGATCCCGCCGTCCTGGTGACCGACTTTTCACCTCTTCGACACCAAAAAGGCTGGATCGAATCGGTCTACGAAAGCTTATCCTGTCCCATCGACCAGGTGGACGGCCATAACGTCGTACCGGCCTGGGAGACATCGGACAAAAGAGAGTACGCCGCCAGGACGATAAGACCTAAGCTACACAGAAAATTCCAGGAGTTTCTCACTCCCTTTCCGGAGATGAAGAGACATCCTTACGGAGATCGAGAGACCGACAGGGTCCCCTCTACAGAAGAGCTTAGGCTGGACGGCTCGGTCCTTCCCGTAGAGGGCGAGAGTCCGGGATCAGCGGCAGGAGAGCTGCGACTCAGATCCTTTATAGCCCGAGGGCTTTCCGGCTACGACAGGGACAGAAACGATCCCAACCTCGACGGAACCTCGGGACTGTCCCCCTACATCCACTTCGGACAGATCTCGGCTCAGACCGTCGTCAGGGAGGCGTTCCTGGCCGACCTTCCCGGAAGCGACGCATTCGTAGAGGAGGCCATGGTCAGGAGGGAGCTGGCGGAGAATTTCTGTCTCTACGAACCACTGTACGACAGATACAAAGCCCTGCCTGAATGGGGCAGGAAGGCGTTGGACAACCACAGATCGGACGAAAGGCCCTGGCTATACGGGCTCTCCGAGCTCGAGGAGGCAGGCACTCACGACGAGCTGTGGAACGCCGCTCAGTTATCGCTGCTGAGAAAGGGAAGGATACACGGATATCTGAGAATGTACTGGGGAAAGATGTTGCTGTTGTGGTCTCCATCGCCGGAGGAGGCTTTTTTGAGAGCACTGTATCTGAACGACAGATACGCCCTGGACGGTCGAGATCCAAACGGCTACACCGGAGTGGCCTGGTGTATAGGTGGACTACACGATAGACCCTGGCCTAAAAGACCGGTATTCGGCTCCGTCAGATCCATGGCTCTATCCGGCTGCGCTAGAAAGTTCGACGTCAAGAGATATATCGAATTGTTCGTGCCGT
- a CDS encoding cupin domain-containing protein — MKELFVDYCEVEPRLDNGDMVQKVLARGGKLMLAETAFPKKGAVLPDHSHDHEQVTYMVKGRLLFSVEGVSREIGPGDSVYIPANAVHGARVLEDGTVAVDAFTPQREDFLE, encoded by the coding sequence ATGAAGGAATTATTCGTGGATTACTGCGAGGTGGAACCTCGTCTGGACAACGGAGACATGGTCCAGAAGGTCCTGGCGAGGGGTGGAAAGCTGATGCTGGCAGAGACGGCTTTCCCAAAAAAAGGGGCTGTTTTGCCCGATCACAGTCACGATCACGAGCAGGTGACCTATATGGTGAAAGGACGGTTGTTGTTCTCTGTCGAGGGGGTCAGTAGGGAGATCGGGCCTGGCGACAGCGTCTACATCCCGGCGAACGCCGTTCACGGAGCCCGGGTTTTGGAGGACGGAACTGTGGCGGTAGACGCCTTCACTCCTCAGAGAGAGGATTTCCTCGAGTGA
- the rarD gene encoding EamA family transporter RarD: protein MNKAKRGFVAAAAAMSIWGLLPVYWKQMSGVPAYEILSHRIIWSLVAAAVFLSIRGSWGKVSLALRDRKVISLMSLSGAVIGCNWLLYIWAVNSGHVLQCSLGYYINPLINVLTGYVVFKDKLRPVQWGAIALAGAGVLYQIVLYGKVPWIALGLACSFSLYALIRKLANVDPLPGLFMETAVLAFPAVAFLTWTGIDGGGAFMTEGTRVSLFLVGTGLITSIPLLWFVQGARDISLVTVGLLQYISPTLQFMLGYWVYGESFSSAQMVTFTSIWAALTIYTVDSVNDVIRKKRGTRN, encoded by the coding sequence ATGAATAAAGCTAAAAGAGGCTTCGTAGCCGCGGCGGCCGCCATGTCCATATGGGGGCTGCTGCCGGTCTACTGGAAACAGATGTCGGGAGTCCCGGCCTACGAGATACTCTCCCACAGGATCATATGGTCCCTGGTAGCAGCGGCTGTGTTCCTCTCTATCAGAGGCAGCTGGGGCAAGGTCTCCCTTGCCTTGAGAGACCGCAAGGTCATCTCCTTGATGTCTCTGAGCGGAGCTGTCATAGGCTGCAACTGGTTACTCTACATATGGGCGGTCAACAGCGGCCACGTCCTCCAGTGCAGCTTGGGATACTACATAAACCCTCTGATAAACGTCCTAACCGGATATGTGGTGTTCAAGGACAAGCTGAGACCGGTGCAGTGGGGCGCCATCGCTCTGGCCGGCGCGGGAGTGCTGTACCAGATAGTGTTGTACGGCAAGGTTCCGTGGATAGCCCTGGGTCTGGCCTGCTCCTTCTCTCTGTACGCTTTGATCAGAAAACTGGCCAACGTCGACCCTCTGCCAGGCCTGTTCATGGAGACAGCCGTTCTGGCCTTTCCCGCCGTGGCCTTTCTGACCTGGACTGGAATCGACGGAGGAGGAGCCTTTATGACCGAGGGGACAAGGGTCAGCCTTTTTCTGGTCGGTACCGGACTTATAACCTCTATCCCGCTGCTATGGTTCGTCCAGGGGGCCAGGGACATAAGCCTTGTGACGGTTGGACTGTTGCAGTACATATCTCCTACACTGCAGTTCATGCTGGGCTACTGGGTCTACGGGGAAAGCTTCAGCTCCGCCCAGATGGTGACTTTTACATCCATATGGGCGGCCCTGACCATATACACCGTGGACTCCGTCAACGACGTCATCAGAAAAAAAAGAGGGACAAGGAACTAA
- a CDS encoding acyl-[acyl-carrier-protein] thioesterase: MDPWLEDFRLRIYEVGPDGLATATTMMNVFQEAASHHAESLGMGYPQLSPRSIGWALTKFRLTMDRYPRYGETVTIRTWPRAGKRIFAYRDVEFSVDGERVGIGSSVWCLLDLQARKALSLVKALDGFPCRDERLFPDEIPSVHSCDGAWEWCWSTTPRFSELDLNGHVNNSVYLGWAVEPLPRDYPFLRMPKEILFAFKKEVSSDMEVFSRASRMGDDLTVHSLEDRDGGELAKVSIKWL, encoded by the coding sequence ATGGACCCCTGGCTAGAGGATTTCAGATTGAGGATATACGAGGTTGGGCCTGACGGTCTCGCCACTGCTACGACCATGATGAACGTCTTCCAGGAGGCAGCCTCACACCACGCCGAATCTCTGGGTATGGGATATCCTCAGCTGTCCCCCAGGTCGATAGGGTGGGCTCTTACGAAGTTTCGTCTTACCATGGACCGTTATCCCCGCTATGGAGAGACCGTCACCATAAGAACCTGGCCTAGGGCGGGCAAGAGGATATTCGCCTATAGGGACGTGGAGTTTTCCGTAGACGGAGAGAGGGTCGGCATAGGTTCCAGCGTATGGTGTCTGTTGGATCTCCAGGCCAGAAAGGCTCTGTCCTTAGTCAAGGCCCTCGACGGTTTTCCCTGTAGGGATGAGAGGCTTTTCCCCGACGAGATTCCGTCGGTGCACTCCTGCGATGGAGCCTGGGAGTGGTGCTGGAGTACCACTCCCAGGTTTTCCGAACTGGACCTGAACGGTCACGTCAATAACTCGGTATATCTCGGATGGGCCGTAGAGCCCCTTCCGAGGGATTACCCTTTCTTACGTATGCCAAAGGAGATCCTTTTTGCCTTTAAAAAGGAGGTCTCCTCCGACATGGAGGTGTTCTCCAGGGCCTCCCGGATGGGAGATGATCTGACGGTCCACAGTCTGGAGGACCGAGATGGAGGAGAGCTGGCCAAGGTCTCCATAAAATGGCTTTAG
- a CDS encoding tautomerase family protein: protein MTVIRMSAPGLSVEERTRLTERLTDVACDEIGRSKEDLTVYVYDYRMDQPRH from the coding sequence ATGACTGTTATAAGGATGAGCGCGCCGGGGCTTTCGGTGGAGGAGAGGACCAGGCTCACCGAGAGGCTTACCGACGTAGCCTGCGACGAGATCGGTCGCTCCAAGGAAGACCTGACGGTGTACGTCTATGACTACCGTATGGACCAGCCCAGACACTGA
- a CDS encoding bifunctional methionine sulfoxide reductase B/A protein, whose amino-acid sequence MGYRELTPEEQKVVVNRGTEPPFSGRYCEFFDRGVYLCRRCGRPLYLSEHKFPCSCGWASFDDEIPGAVIRRPDPDGHRTEITCAGCAGHLGHVFQGERLTVKNIRHCVNSLSLTFVPKEDLKRGLFAGGCFWGIQHIMKDLPGVVHSTCGYCGGTVDYPSYEQVCSGETGHLETVEVLFDPEKISYRDLTRYFLEIHDPTQKGGQGPDLGDQYRSAIFAVDEEQRKAAEELLDELRDKGLEPVTEIRPEARFWPAEPLHQHYYLRTGSAPYCHRRVARF is encoded by the coding sequence GTGGGATATAGAGAACTGACGCCGGAGGAACAAAAGGTAGTGGTAAATCGCGGTACGGAGCCGCCCTTCAGCGGTAGGTATTGTGAGTTTTTCGACAGAGGTGTCTATCTGTGTAGACGTTGCGGTAGGCCTCTGTATCTTTCGGAACATAAATTTCCCTGTTCTTGCGGGTGGGCTTCTTTCGACGACGAGATACCAGGGGCTGTGATCCGTCGTCCCGATCCGGACGGACATCGTACCGAGATAACCTGCGCTGGTTGTGCCGGTCACCTGGGCCATGTCTTTCAGGGCGAGAGATTGACGGTAAAGAACATCAGACATTGCGTAAACTCCCTTTCGTTGACCTTTGTTCCAAAGGAGGATCTTAAAAGGGGTTTGTTCGCAGGAGGTTGTTTTTGGGGCATTCAGCACATCATGAAGGATTTGCCCGGTGTAGTCCACAGTACCTGCGGATACTGTGGAGGGACGGTCGACTATCCGAGCTACGAACAGGTCTGTTCTGGAGAGACCGGCCATCTCGAGACGGTGGAGGTGCTTTTCGATCCGGAGAAGATATCCTATCGTGATCTGACTCGTTATTTTCTGGAGATACACGATCCAACCCAAAAAGGCGGTCAGGGACCCGATCTGGGAGACCAGTACAGATCGGCGATTTTCGCCGTCGACGAGGAACAGAGGAAGGCCGCCGAGGAACTTCTGGACGAGCTGAGGGATAAGGGACTGGAACCGGTAACGGAGATCCGGCCGGAGGCCAGATTCTGGCCCGCCGAGCCCCTTCATCAGCATTACTATCTCAGGACGGGAAGCGCGCCTTACTGCCACAGGAGGGTGGCTAGGTTTTAG